The Desulfovibrio fairfieldensis sequence CCGCATGCTTTACGGCCTGAACCTGGAGAGTAAAGCCGCTTGATATGAAAAATGCCGGACGGCTTTCATATATTCCGAAAAGACAGCACAAAGAAAGAAGACAGCGATTTCCCGACATAGAAGGAGTACAGCTATGGAACAGGGCACCATCCGCCTCAAGACCGGCCTTGCCGAAATGCTCAAGGGCGGCGTCATCATGGACGTCACCACCCCGGAACAGGCGAAAATCGCCGAGGAAGCGGGCGCCTGCGCCGTCATGGCCCTGGAACGCGTGCCGGCCGACATCCGCGCCGCCGGCGGCGTGGCCCGCATGGCCGACCCCACTATCGTCAAAAAGATCATGGAAGTGGCCAGCATTCCGGTCATGGCCAAGGCGCGCATCGGCCACTTTGTGGAAGCCCGCATTCTGGAAGCCCTGGGCGTGGACTACATTGACGAAAGTGAAGTGCTGACTCCCGCCGACGACCGTTACCATATCGACAAGCGCGACTTTACCGTGCCCTTTGTCTGCGGCTGCCGCAACCTGGGCGAAGCCCTGCGCCGCATCGCCGAAGGCGCGGCCATGATCCGCACCAAGGGCGAGCCCGGCACCGGCAACGTGGTGGAAGCCGTGCGCCACTGCCGCCAGGTCATGGACGAAATCCGCATGCTCTGCGCCCTGCCCGACGCCGAGGTGCCCAACTTCGCCAAGGAATGCGGCGCGCCCCTGGAAATCTGCCTGATCGTGCGCAAGGAAGGCCGCCTGCCCGTGGTCAACTTCGCGGCCGGCGGCATCGCCACCCCGGCCGACGCGGCCCTGATGATGCACCTGGGCTGCGACGGCGTGTTCGTGGGCTCGGGCATCTTCAAGTCCGGCGACCCGGCCAAGCGCGCCAAGGCCATCGTGCAGGCCGTGACCAACTACAAGGATTACGCCGTACTGGCCGAAATCTCCCGCGACCTGGGCGAACCCATGGTGGGCATCGAGATTTCCTCCATTCCGGATGCAGAGCGCATGCAGGAACGGGGCTGGTAAGGCTCACGCCCTCATTAGCCAAACTTCTATGCAAAAAGGCCGCGATCTGGTCTGCCCCCATCAGGTTACAACGATGAGCCTATGTGGCCTTTTTGTCGTTGTCTACTCTGATGGGGGCATATCAATCATGCGGCTTTTTTGCATGGAGCATATCCTGACGCCCACTGGAATCAGGCTGCGGAACCGGCCGAACGAGGCCGGGGCAGCAGAAACCTGCCCTGGACGATACGGATCAGGGTGCCGATGATCAAAAGCCCGATAACCAGATTGGAAAAAATAAAGATCGGCCAGCTCAGCAGCGAAATGGGGCTGGTCGGATCGTGCGCCAGAAAACGCAACGCGGATGCGGACAAGGCGGAAATGCCGAAGGAGAAGCTCCAGAAGGAGGGGGAAAAGGGCTGCTCAAAGGTCCAGACCAGCAGCCGGGCCAGAAAGATCAGTTGCAGGAGGCCATAGCCGAAGAGCACCTGGGCAAAAATGTCCGCCACTCCGCCGTTGACCGACAGATAGGCCGTACAGGCCACCAGGGGCGGCGCGAGCTGGATGCCGATGGTCGGACGCACCGGCCTGGGCAGTTCGCCCATGGTGCGCAGACGCGCGAGAATTACCGGTTCCAGGCTGAGCCAGGAAAAAATGCCCGCGCCCAGAAAGAGAAAGCCCCAATGGCCGTAACCCAGGCTGCCCAAGGCAATGGCGCTGATCAGGTTGCTGGCCACCGTGGGCAGATACACGCCCGGCGTGGTCGCCTCGGGCGTATGCTGTCCCCGCCACAACCCGGCGCTGCGGTAGGCGGCAAAGGCCAGTTGGCCCACCGTGCCCAGCACGATCAGCCAGAAGGCCAGCGGGCGGGCATACGGAGCCACGGCCACGCCCACCAGCATGGTGGTGCCGGGAAACAGGCTGATGAAACAGCATTGAATGGCGTCGCGCACCTCGGCCAGCGCCGCCGCCCGGCGGAACAGCCATTTATAGATGAACACGCAGGTCAGAACCAGCCAGACGGCCACCCCCAGCGCCATCAGGCATTCGCCCACAACCGCGGGCAACGCCCAGTGCTGCGCGGCGAAACGCCAAGCCGAACCCATGCCGATGATGCCCAGTACCATGCCGAAATACGCGGCCGGGATGGGAAAATACCCGTCCAGCGGCGTAAGCGTCCGTTCCGCCATACCCACCTCCCACCAGTACGAAATAAAAATTATTCTTTTTGATAAGCCAGCCGATGGGTTATGGCAAGGCGGCCGGAACCGGCATCATGCCGACGCGCGCCGCCGTGCGCACGCCCGCCGGAGAAAAACGGCCGCCACGGACGGAACGACATGCTCCGCCGCATGGCTTGGTTCCGAACGGGTGCTTGCATCAGACGCCCGTTAGAGATAATAAAGGCTGATCCTCATATATCGGAATTTGTCCATTTTATCGTAAAAGCAAGGCTGATCTTCATCATATCGGAATTTGTCCACTTTATCGTAAAAGTTATGAAAAATCGTTACTTATTTTTTCGTAACTCTGAAAAATCATGATTCATGGCACAACGCATACGGGCCGCAATGCCTTTCGGAGAAAAAAATAATGCGCGGACGCGGCCTTCTTTCAGGCAATGACAAGCCCGGCCCGCGCAGGCTCGCGCTTGTGCTGCTTATCGCGCTGAACACTTTTTTCCTGTCCGGCTTCCTGTTTCACGTGGGCAACAGAAATATGGAGTATGACGATGCCCTGCCGCGGAAAACGCTGATCACCTTTCTGGGAATTCAATACGACGCTGAAAATCAGAGCTGCATCGAACAGATTCTGAACGGCTACAGCGCGGCGCACAATGACATGCTCGTCAGCTATGAAGGCATAGCGCTCAACGCCTATTCCCGGCTGCTCAATCAACGCCTCAAAAAAGACGACAGGGCGGACGACGTCTTCATGCTGCCGCCGGACTGCCTGCGGTCCTATCAACGCCGGGGACGGCTTGCGGACCTGTCCGGCCTGCCCGCGCTCACGGCCTATCGCCCCGAAGTGCTTGGGCAAATGCAAATGGGCGGCCGCCCCTATATCGCCACAACCAGCCTGGGCGCTCGCGGCCTGTTCGCCAATCTGGACCTCCTGGCCCGATACGGCGTGAGCACGCCCCGGAACGGCAAGGCCTTTCTGGCGGCCTGCGAAACCTTCCGCGCCCAGGGCATTACCCCCATCAGCGCCGACAGGGAAGCTCTGAAAACCGTTCTGACCGCCGTGAGCCTGACGCCGCCCGGCGGCCCCATACGGGAAAACGCCGCCGCCTTTCTCGCCGCGCTCAATGCCTCCCCGGATCGGCTGGAGCAGGCCGTGGGCAAAGGCTTCGCCCTTCTGGCCCTGCTGCGGGACAAGGGCTATATCTGCATGGAGGACGTCAGAGGAATCGGCTCTGTCCGTTTCAACGGGCTGTTTTGCAGCGGCGGGCGGCCCTTCATGATCGGCGGCACCTGGCTTTCACCGGGGCTCGCCCAAGCGCGGCTCGGGTTCCGGTTCAAGGTCTTTCCCCTGCCGCTGGGAGAGAGCGCGCCCGTGACGGTGCTGAGTCTGGACACGCCGCTTGCCGTCAGCGCGTCAAGCCCGCATCGTCCGCAGGCCGTTCAATTGGTGGAGTATCTGACCAGCCCCGAGAACATCCGGCGCTACGCCGACGCGCAGGGCCTTCTCAGCCCTTTGCGCGACGCTCCTCCCCCGGCTGACGCGGCGGTCAGGCCGCTGACGGACAGTCTGCGCGAAGGAAATGTCATCTTCAGATCAGACATCCGCCTGGCATGGCCGCTCCAGAACGGCCTGGAGGCTGGCCTGGACGTATTTCTGTCCGGCGGCAACGCCGGGGAGGCGACGGCCGAAACCATGCGGACTCTCCACCGTGAGCGTGCCGAGTGATCAGCCCCAAAAAGCAGAACATCTTTATCGCCGTCGCCCTGGCGCTGCTTTTCACGCTGTTCTGCGCCGCGTCGCTGAACTTCATGAGCTTCGTCCAGCAATCCCTGTGGGACAACGCCGTCAAACACGTCATGGAAAGCACCGCGCGGGCCGCCAACGCCCTGCAGCGCAACGCCGTCAAGGATCTGGAGCTGCTGCGCATGCTGGCCCAGGATCTGGAACAGGGCATGTCCTCCGACGAGCAGCGGATCATCGGCAAACTGCAAACCCACCTCTCCGGCACCGGCAGCCTCGCGGCCCTGATCTTCAAGGACGGCACGGGCTATACGGATACCGGGCTGGCCGTCACCCTCACCCCCGAGGAAAGGAAGCTTGTCCAGGGCCTGAACAAACAAGGCGGCATGCTTCCCCCATACCGCAACCGGGGCTCCGGGCGGCGCACGCTCACCATCTATACGCCGGTGAAGTTCCCCGACGGACGCGAAGCCCACCTGTTCAAGGGCTACAACGTGGAAAGCCTGTACGCGGCGTACGCGCTTTCATTCTACAACAACACGGGCTTCGCCTATGTGACCCTGCCCGGCGGCGAAATCATCATGCGGTCGCTGCATCCGGCCAGCAACAAAACCTTTACCAGTCTCTTCGACATTATCAACGGAAACGGCAACCGCCCAGAGGTCATTGAGGCCTTCCGCGACTCCCTGAAGAACGGCAAAACCGGCGTGGCCGTGTTCAACGACGCCGATGGCGAAAACGTCTTCTGCTACGTCCCTATGCCGGATATGGAAGGCTGGTACCTTGTCTCGATCATCCCCAATGCGGTGATAATGAAAGAGGCCAATGCCATCATCCTGAGGACGCTGTTGCTCTGCGGACTGCTTTTCGCCGGATTGCTCGCGGTCTTTTTCATCTACCGCCGCCTCAAGCGCGGCTATCAGCGGGAAATCCGGGCCCTGGCCTTTACGGACACGCTCACCGGCATCCGGAACTTCACCAAATTCAAAATCGACGGCGACGCGCTGTTGCAGGCCCCCGACGCGCCGCACTACGCCGTGCTGACCCTTGACATCCTGAACTTCCAGGTCGTCAACGAGGTGCTGGGCTACAATATCGGAGATGCGCTGCTGCAACGCCTTGCTCTCCTCCTGGGCGAGCTGGCCCGCCCCGGCGCGCTTACGGCGCGGGTGAACGGGGATCATTTCGTGGTTCTGCTTCCCTACGACAAAAAGCAGGACCTGACGGCCTATTGTGACGCGCTGCTGCGGGCGCTCAATGGATACGCGCGTTCCCAGGCCGGGAGCTACCATATAGAACTGCGCACGGGCATCTGCTGCGCGGAGGACGGCGACGCGGCCACCGGCATCAACGATCTGCTGGACCGCGCCAATATTGCCCTGAAGGCCATCAAGGCCAAGGGCGCGCAGCCGTGGAACTTCTATGATTCCGGCATGCGCGTCAGGATACTGCGTGAAAAGGAACTGGAAATGCGCATGGGCCGGGCCCTGCGCGACGGGGAATTCCAGATCCACATCCAGCCCAAATACCGCCTGGACAGCCTGGAGCTGGCCGGAGGGGAGGCGCTGGTGCGCTGGCAGAGCCCGGACCACGGTTTTCTCCCGCCCGCCGAATTCATCCCCCTGTTTGAAAAAAACCGTTTTATCATCCAGCTGGATCAATACGTGTTCACAGCCGTCTGCCGCCTGCTGCGGCAATGGCTGGATGCGGGCGTGGCCCCCTGCCCCCTGGCCGTGAACGTTTCACGGGTACAGTTCTATACCTTGGACTTTGTGGAAACCTACATCGGCATCAAGAAGCGGTACGACATCCCCGACGGCCTGCTGGAGCTGGAATTCACGGAAAGCATCTTCATCGAGAACGTGGAGCTGCTGCGTACCGCCGTCCAGGAACTGCGCCAGGCGGGCTTTTCCTGCGCCATCGACGATTTCGGGGCCGGGTATTCCTCACTCAACATTCTCAAGGATCTGCCCGTGGACGTGCTCAAACTGGACGGCGTCTTCTTCCGCTCGCTCAAATCCAACGGCCGCGACAAGGTCGTGATCCAGAACATCGTGCACATGGCCGGTGAGCTGCAGATGGCTACCGTGGCCGAAGGCGTGGAAACCCTGGAGCAGGTGAACTTTCTCAAGGACACCAACTGCGATATGGTACAGGGCTATGTCTTTGCCCGGCCCATGCCCGCCGAAAAATTCACCGAGCGCCTGCGCAATTCTGGCGACACATGCTGAGCTTTCTCCACACCTGGGCATTTACCACGTGAAATGCTCTGACATACGCATCCCGCGCCGCCATCCGCAACGTGCCGGGCATTCCGGCACGCGTAACGCAACGCGCCCCCTGTCCGGCGTGCGGCCGGAGCAAGGGGCGCGATTCGAGCGTCTCTATGGCGTTTTTCTATTTACTGTCGGGAACGATACGGAATGAATTACCGATGGCGACGAGATCCCGGCGCACCTCTTCGGGCAGGGCCCGATAAGGCTGCATGACGGTTCCCGGATAGCCCTCCGTAATGATGGTCAACGCCCGTTCGGGCGTCAGGGAGAAGCGGCGCAG is a genomic window containing:
- the tehA gene encoding dicarboxylate transporter/tellurite-resistance protein TehA, which gives rise to MAERTLTPLDGYFPIPAAYFGMVLGIIGMGSAWRFAAQHWALPAVVGECLMALGVAVWLVLTCVFIYKWLFRRAAALAEVRDAIQCCFISLFPGTTMLVGVAVAPYARPLAFWLIVLGTVGQLAFAAYRSAGLWRGQHTPEATTPGVYLPTVASNLISAIALGSLGYGHWGFLFLGAGIFSWLSLEPVILARLRTMGELPRPVRPTIGIQLAPPLVACTAYLSVNGGVADIFAQVLFGYGLLQLIFLARLLVWTFEQPFSPSFWSFSFGISALSASALRFLAHDPTSPISLLSWPIFIFSNLVIGLLIIGTLIRIVQGRFLLPRPRSAGSAA
- the pdxS gene encoding pyridoxal 5'-phosphate synthase lyase subunit PdxS, which gives rise to MEQGTIRLKTGLAEMLKGGVIMDVTTPEQAKIAEEAGACAVMALERVPADIRAAGGVARMADPTIVKKIMEVASIPVMAKARIGHFVEARILEALGVDYIDESEVLTPADDRYHIDKRDFTVPFVCGCRNLGEALRRIAEGAAMIRTKGEPGTGNVVEAVRHCRQVMDEIRMLCALPDAEVPNFAKECGAPLEICLIVRKEGRLPVVNFAAGGIATPADAALMMHLGCDGVFVGSGIFKSGDPAKRAKAIVQAVTNYKDYAVLAEISRDLGEPMVGIEISSIPDAERMQERGW
- a CDS encoding ABC transporter substrate-binding protein, with the translated sequence MRGRGLLSGNDKPGPRRLALVLLIALNTFFLSGFLFHVGNRNMEYDDALPRKTLITFLGIQYDAENQSCIEQILNGYSAAHNDMLVSYEGIALNAYSRLLNQRLKKDDRADDVFMLPPDCLRSYQRRGRLADLSGLPALTAYRPEVLGQMQMGGRPYIATTSLGARGLFANLDLLARYGVSTPRNGKAFLAACETFRAQGITPISADREALKTVLTAVSLTPPGGPIRENAAAFLAALNASPDRLEQAVGKGFALLALLRDKGYICMEDVRGIGSVRFNGLFCSGGRPFMIGGTWLSPGLAQARLGFRFKVFPLPLGESAPVTVLSLDTPLAVSASSPHRPQAVQLVEYLTSPENIRRYADAQGLLSPLRDAPPPADAAVRPLTDSLREGNVIFRSDIRLAWPLQNGLEAGLDVFLSGGNAGEATAETMRTLHRERAE
- a CDS encoding EAL domain-containing protein, which codes for MISPKKQNIFIAVALALLFTLFCAASLNFMSFVQQSLWDNAVKHVMESTARAANALQRNAVKDLELLRMLAQDLEQGMSSDEQRIIGKLQTHLSGTGSLAALIFKDGTGYTDTGLAVTLTPEERKLVQGLNKQGGMLPPYRNRGSGRRTLTIYTPVKFPDGREAHLFKGYNVESLYAAYALSFYNNTGFAYVTLPGGEIIMRSLHPASNKTFTSLFDIINGNGNRPEVIEAFRDSLKNGKTGVAVFNDADGENVFCYVPMPDMEGWYLVSIIPNAVIMKEANAIILRTLLLCGLLFAGLLAVFFIYRRLKRGYQREIRALAFTDTLTGIRNFTKFKIDGDALLQAPDAPHYAVLTLDILNFQVVNEVLGYNIGDALLQRLALLLGELARPGALTARVNGDHFVVLLPYDKKQDLTAYCDALLRALNGYARSQAGSYHIELRTGICCAEDGDAATGINDLLDRANIALKAIKAKGAQPWNFYDSGMRVRILREKELEMRMGRALRDGEFQIHIQPKYRLDSLELAGGEALVRWQSPDHGFLPPAEFIPLFEKNRFIIQLDQYVFTAVCRLLRQWLDAGVAPCPLAVNVSRVQFYTLDFVETYIGIKKRYDIPDGLLELEFTESIFIENVELLRTAVQELRQAGFSCAIDDFGAGYSSLNILKDLPVDVLKLDGVFFRSLKSNGRDKVVIQNIVHMAGELQMATVAEGVETLEQVNFLKDTNCDMVQGYVFARPMPAEKFTERLRNSGDTC